In Alkalihalobacillus sp. FSL W8-0930, a single window of DNA contains:
- a CDS encoding thioredoxin family protein encodes MEELNQWFEKGLSRYAYIHSMQVNQENLLKIYNSFHLDPFEKEALQLLQSKKYRALIITADWCGDAMVNLPIFMRIADEALIETRYFIRDDHLELMDQYLTNGTARSIPIIVLIDQDGKEVLRWGPRAPELEEFVAEKKAHLPEKDADDFEAAFKQFVKEMTSTYTEDHTSWDWIKNDLLKALQKTV; translated from the coding sequence ATGGAAGAATTAAATCAATGGTTCGAAAAAGGATTAAGTCGCTACGCTTATATCCACTCAATGCAAGTAAATCAAGAAAATCTATTAAAAATATATAACTCTTTTCATTTAGATCCATTTGAAAAGGAAGCCTTACAACTCCTTCAATCCAAGAAATATCGAGCGCTTATCATCACTGCTGATTGGTGTGGCGATGCCATGGTTAATCTTCCTATCTTCATGAGAATTGCAGACGAAGCTTTAATTGAAACACGTTATTTTATTCGTGATGATCATTTAGAACTTATGGATCAGTATTTAACGAATGGAACAGCAAGGTCTATCCCAATTATTGTGCTTATTGACCAGGATGGGAAAGAAGTCTTGAGATGGGGGCCAAGAGCTCCAGAGCTTGAAGAATTTGTAGCAGAGAAGAAAGCTCATTTGCCTGAGAAAGATGCAGATGATTTTGAAGCTGCATTTAAACAATTTGTTAAAGAAATGACAAGCACGTATACAGAGGACCATACGAGCTGGGACTGGATCAAAAATGATCTATTAAAGGCTCTTCAAAAAACAGTTTAG
- a CDS encoding MoxR family ATPase: protein MHAAKQIETIIENIERVVVGKRQEISLSLVAILAGGHVLLEDVPGVGKTVMVKAIAKSFGAHFKRIQFTPDLLPSDVTGVSIYNQKSQEFEFRRGPIMANIVLADEINRTSPKTQSSLLEALEEGHVTIDGDTHAIEQPFFVMATQNPIEYAGTFPLPEAQLDRFLLKIKLGYPSPDEELDILSRLENQHPLDQITPVLDTAELLQLRAQVSSVYIDEAMKSYLVSIVQETRNDEFISLGVSPRGSIALLKAAKALALVNGRDYVLPDDIKYLAIPVLSHRLTLSTQARMSGVTTHEVLEKLINRIRVPVPKRRLTSS from the coding sequence ATGCATGCAGCAAAACAAATAGAAACGATTATCGAGAACATCGAGCGTGTGGTTGTTGGAAAACGGCAAGAAATTAGCCTGAGCTTGGTTGCGATACTAGCAGGGGGGCATGTCCTTCTAGAGGATGTTCCAGGAGTAGGTAAGACAGTGATGGTTAAAGCCATTGCTAAATCATTTGGTGCACACTTTAAACGAATTCAATTCACTCCGGACCTTCTTCCTTCAGATGTCACGGGTGTGTCGATCTATAATCAAAAGTCACAAGAGTTTGAATTTAGAAGAGGACCAATTATGGCAAACATTGTACTTGCCGATGAGATTAACCGTACCTCTCCAAAAACACAATCCTCCTTGCTTGAAGCGCTTGAGGAGGGGCATGTGACAATTGATGGGGACACACATGCGATTGAACAGCCATTTTTTGTGATGGCCACACAAAATCCGATTGAATATGCGGGAACCTTTCCTTTACCTGAAGCACAGTTGGACCGTTTTCTACTAAAGATCAAGCTAGGGTACCCGAGTCCAGATGAAGAACTAGACATATTAAGTCGCCTAGAGAATCAACACCCATTAGATCAGATCACTCCAGTATTAGATACAGCCGAATTGTTACAGCTCCGAGCACAGGTAAGTTCGGTTTACATTGATGAAGCGATGAAGTCTTACCTTGTTTCAATTGTACAAGAAACGAGAAATGATGAATTCATTAGCCTTGGGGTTAGTCCGCGTGGCTCAATTGCTCTTTTAAAAGCAGCTAAAGCTCTTGCGCTGGTTAACGGGAGAGATTATGTTCTACCGGACGATATTAAGTATTTGGCTATTCCTGTATTATCTCACCGTTTAACGCTTTCAACACAGGCGCGAATGAGCGGAGTGACAACACACGAAGTGCTTGAAAAATTGATCAATCGAATCAGGGTTCCCGTTCCAAAAAGGAGGCTTACTTCTTCGTGA
- a CDS encoding N-acetylmuramoyl-L-alanine amidase: MKQLSRFVGLLFLLFMIGSIVAPVLAHASQTGVVDVGSTLNVRAEPSTSSKIIGSLSRGEEVTYVDVASGWASIDYNGQTGYIATEYLSSGSSNGGSSASVSGQTIVIDPGHGGNDPGAVANGLQEKDVVLDVGQRAADKLRASGANVIMTRSSDQFIALEERAAIANRANADIFVSIHANAAAATSATGTESYHFPTSTNGRRLAGNIQNELVSHLGTRDRGVKDANFSVLRNTAMPAVLLELGFITNAGEADRMKSSSFRENAANAIHDGTQVYFQN, translated from the coding sequence GTGAAACAATTAAGCCGTTTTGTCGGGCTACTATTCTTATTATTTATGATCGGATCGATAGTAGCACCCGTTTTAGCACACGCTTCACAAACTGGGGTTGTTGATGTAGGGAGTACGTTAAACGTTCGTGCCGAACCTTCTACATCCAGTAAGATTATCGGATCATTATCACGAGGAGAAGAAGTTACATATGTTGATGTCGCAAGTGGTTGGGCATCGATTGATTATAATGGACAAACTGGTTACATAGCAACTGAATACCTTTCATCTGGTTCCTCAAATGGAGGAAGTTCAGCCTCCGTATCTGGACAAACCATTGTTATCGATCCAGGTCATGGCGGAAATGATCCAGGAGCCGTTGCAAACGGACTTCAAGAAAAAGATGTTGTTCTAGATGTTGGACAACGAGCAGCGGACAAGCTTCGAGCGTCTGGAGCCAACGTCATCATGACACGGTCATCTGATCAATTTATCGCCCTTGAAGAACGAGCCGCCATTGCAAACCGAGCAAATGCAGATATCTTTGTTAGTATTCATGCAAATGCAGCCGCGGCGACAAGTGCTACTGGAACGGAATCGTATCACTTTCCAACAAGCACAAATGGCCGACGCCTGGCGGGGAATATTCAAAACGAGCTTGTAAGTCACCTAGGCACTCGCGATCGCGGTGTAAAGGATGCCAATTTTAGTGTGTTACGCAATACAGCAATGCCTGCAGTTCTACTCGAGCTCGGTTTCATTACAAATGCCGGTGAAGCAGATCGGATGAAATCGTCAAGCTTTAGAGAAAACGCAGCGAACGCAATTCATGATGGAACCCAAGTGTACTTTCAAAACTAG
- a CDS encoding GbsR/MarR family transcriptional regulator, with protein sequence MRDDNLTDEIHAIHQMIKQSMAETVEIYGGSRSIGQIYSTLYLHNGPMTLDDLRDETGMSKGSMSLGVRRLLDNKLIERVYRRDERKDLYQTKGDFTHIFSTFFTNLWKTDIQKNEQTFQKAQVKYEAVLNASESEDEYQEALRMIEKTKGALTYYTFLDALAEDVKSGEFIQYLTEKYNLDH encoded by the coding sequence GTGCGTGATGATAACTTAACTGATGAAATACATGCGATTCATCAGATGATTAAACAAAGCATGGCAGAAACGGTTGAAATCTATGGAGGCAGTCGCTCGATAGGACAGATTTATTCTACTTTATATCTTCATAACGGCCCGATGACACTGGACGACTTAAGAGACGAAACAGGAATGAGTAAAGGAAGTATGAGTCTTGGAGTGCGGAGGCTTCTAGATAACAAACTTATCGAGCGTGTCTATAGAAGAGATGAGCGCAAAGATCTTTATCAAACGAAAGGAGATTTCACTCACATCTTTTCTACTTTTTTCACTAATCTATGGAAAACAGATATTCAAAAAAACGAACAAACCTTCCAAAAGGCTCAGGTTAAATATGAAGCCGTGCTAAACGCTTCCGAGTCAGAAGACGAGTATCAGGAAGCCTTGCGTATGATCGAAAAAACAAAAGGGGCTTTAACGTATTACACTTTTTTAGATGCATTAGCTGAAGATGTTAAATCTGGGGAGTTCATTCAGTATCTAACGGAGAAGTACAATTTAGATCATTAA
- a CDS encoding metallophosphoesterase produces MKKITLLGSRICLIFFIVSMITICQSSVDHAEASSTSDTIVWMTDTQYYSKEYPEIFFKMTDWIKENQVPHQIKYAVHTGDIIDQYQEKDQWKTAHKALKKLDHSPIPYGVLAGNHDVGHSRVDYEKFTHYFGDKRFKHQKEFAGSSQNNRNHFDLVTAGDRDLLMLYLGWGMTEKDLEWAHSVLNKYPERIAFLNVHEYLKADGARSEQGEFLFKELVAKHASIHVVLCGHYHGANKKVDRFDDDGDGKPDRTVYQLLADYQSGPMGGQGYLRLLSIPTNSTEVTVKTYSPYLDQYNFYRDTDSEKDQFTIHLPMSVR; encoded by the coding sequence TTGAAAAAGATTACGCTTTTAGGAAGTCGTATCTGCTTAATTTTCTTTATTGTGAGCATGATTACAATATGTCAATCATCAGTGGATCACGCAGAAGCAAGCTCAACATCCGACACCATTGTCTGGATGACGGATACACAATATTATTCCAAAGAATATCCAGAGATTTTTTTTAAGATGACAGACTGGATAAAGGAAAATCAAGTCCCCCATCAAATTAAATATGCTGTTCACACAGGTGATATTATTGACCAATATCAAGAAAAGGATCAATGGAAAACGGCGCATAAAGCCTTAAAAAAGCTTGATCATTCACCGATTCCTTACGGTGTTCTCGCCGGAAATCATGATGTTGGTCATTCTAGAGTTGACTATGAGAAATTTACCCATTACTTTGGCGATAAACGATTTAAGCATCAGAAGGAATTTGCAGGATCAAGTCAAAATAACCGAAATCATTTTGACCTTGTCACAGCTGGAGACCGAGACTTACTCATGCTTTATTTAGGATGGGGTATGACTGAGAAGGATCTTGAATGGGCTCATTCAGTTCTTAATAAATACCCAGAACGAATCGCGTTTTTAAATGTACATGAGTATTTAAAAGCAGATGGAGCCCGTTCTGAACAAGGCGAATTTCTTTTCAAAGAACTTGTCGCGAAACACGCTTCGATTCACGTTGTATTATGTGGGCACTATCACGGTGCGAATAAGAAAGTGGATCGCTTTGATGATGATGGAGATGGCAAGCCAGATCGTACTGTATATCAGCTACTGGCTGATTACCAAAGTGGGCCTATGGGTGGTCAAGGCTATCTGCGCCTTTTATCCATTCCAACAAATAGCACAGAGGTAACCGTTAAAACCTATTCTCCATATCTTGATCAGTACAATTTTTATCGGGACACTGACTCGGAGAAAGATCAGTTTACAATACATCTTCCCATGTCGGTGAGATGA
- a CDS encoding DUF58 domain-containing protein produces the protein MKKRRNFIKTMLKGLAAILVIGGCFAYAMFQGGFVSWFLFYSVIIVGLIMTISILFPASFTPSRTLGRATCYSGEAVEVTITVKKRRLQPFMYLTVEDAVPSHVGQATDTRAMFFFTTASTLSFTYRLSNLKRGCYSFHDIHLTSSDFFGWFERRQKVKAETELFVYPRYHQLGDVQAFQTPNHTNGVSATSSFKDEERSLAGVRSYVPGDRLTSINWKQSARRKELMTKEFETYEGKRTIIAFDPYRRTVTPEQFEDVVEQVASIASTFIQANVESQLATFHNNQHWLIEELQAHTWEKVLRMLASVEAYPQPAPTIHPIYSQWTNQTVIYVCAELDQQVMHTIERLALESIDLKVCLLEFEPEQISLAEQLRVKGIEPIYMTS, from the coding sequence GTGAAGAAGAGGCGAAATTTCATTAAAACGATGTTAAAGGGACTGGCTGCCATACTTGTAATAGGAGGCTGTTTCGCCTATGCGATGTTTCAAGGGGGATTTGTAAGTTGGTTCTTATTTTATAGCGTGATCATTGTAGGACTTATTATGACTATCTCGATTCTCTTTCCTGCCTCCTTTACCCCAAGCCGCACACTTGGAAGAGCAACGTGTTATTCGGGTGAAGCAGTGGAAGTGACCATCACGGTGAAGAAGCGCAGGTTGCAGCCTTTTATGTATTTAACAGTAGAGGATGCTGTTCCTTCTCATGTTGGACAGGCAACAGATACGCGCGCCATGTTCTTTTTCACAACAGCGAGTACCTTATCCTTTACGTATCGTCTATCGAACCTAAAGCGGGGCTGCTATTCATTTCATGACATTCACTTAACATCGAGCGATTTTTTTGGGTGGTTTGAAAGAAGACAAAAGGTAAAAGCAGAAACGGAGCTTTTTGTGTATCCTAGGTATCATCAGCTAGGAGATGTTCAAGCTTTCCAAACACCAAATCATACAAACGGAGTTTCGGCAACATCCTCTTTTAAAGATGAAGAGAGATCCCTTGCAGGTGTAAGGAGTTATGTTCCGGGAGACAGATTAACAAGTATTAATTGGAAGCAATCAGCCAGAAGGAAAGAACTCATGACAAAGGAGTTCGAAACCTACGAGGGCAAGCGAACGATTATCGCGTTTGATCCGTATCGACGAACGGTCACTCCTGAGCAATTTGAGGATGTTGTGGAGCAGGTGGCATCCATTGCCTCTACATTTATTCAAGCAAACGTTGAAAGTCAGTTAGCTACTTTTCATAACAATCAACATTGGTTGATTGAAGAGTTGCAAGCACACACGTGGGAAAAGGTGTTGAGAATGCTGGCATCTGTGGAAGCTTACCCGCAACCAGCACCAACAATTCATCCAATCTATAGTCAATGGACCAATCAAACGGTTATTTATGTCTGTGCAGAGCTGGATCAACAGGTGATGCATACGATCGAAAGGCTCGCTTTAGAGAGCATTGATCTAAAGGTCTGTCTTTTAGAGTTTGAGCCTGAGCAAATTAGCTTGGCAGAACAATTGCGTGTAAAGGGCATTGAACCAATCTACATGACGTCTTAG
- a CDS encoding YdcF family protein has translation MYVKVTLYLLIGLAVLYILFLQIKIYQHSHQELPDEADYLIILGARVKVEKPSLSLQYRIDAAAEYLLENKQTIAIASGGQGPDEGISEALAIKRGLVLLGVEEERIYLEDRSTSTYENLEYSKEFIDDSHSKGIVVSNSFHLYRAVLMAEEQGLDVTGLPGKTPRIAVIQMHVREYAALTKLYLDLLLK, from the coding sequence ATGTATGTGAAGGTTACTCTTTACTTGTTAATTGGATTAGCTGTTTTATATATTCTTTTTTTACAGATTAAAATTTATCAACATAGTCACCAAGAACTTCCTGACGAAGCAGATTACTTAATTATTCTTGGAGCAAGAGTAAAAGTAGAGAAGCCATCGTTAAGTCTTCAATATCGAATTGATGCAGCTGCTGAGTATCTGCTTGAAAATAAGCAAACCATTGCAATCGCATCCGGTGGACAAGGACCTGATGAGGGGATATCTGAAGCATTGGCGATTAAGCGTGGACTTGTTCTGCTAGGAGTCGAGGAGGAACGTATTTACTTGGAGGATCGTTCAACGTCTACATATGAAAATCTTGAGTATTCAAAGGAATTCATTGATGACTCGCACTCAAAAGGGATTGTGGTGAGTAACAGCTTTCACTTATATCGAGCTGTTCTTATGGCCGAAGAACAAGGTCTCGATGTAACAGGACTTCCAGGCAAAACTCCAAGAATTGCAGTGATACAAATGCATGTAAGAGAATATGCAGCCTTAACGAAACTGTATCTTGATTTGTTGTTGAAATAG
- a CDS encoding transglutaminase domain-containing protein: protein MNQRKKHIHYGRDGFLYGLSFLLLLEWLLPLPLMTDTGSIRYFLIATFLFFLISFLQTPLIVSFLARVVVIGGSLYVLFPAGSVTPIEWIPLFFSDLTTSIWSILTGSWYDLSDVFRSFLFLVLLSIMSFLLFYWTVYLRRIFFFLLSTVLYVTVIDTFTIYDATIAIIRIIGIGVLLLGFMYMYRTIEANRYATIPRLLPIRMGLVITGLFVITGFISLLLPKPDPKWDDPVPFLQAAVTGDGTGQGGPRRIGYGNNDEQLGGGFVDDDTPVFRATVERGVYWRGETKDFYTGAGWEQTTTASGGYPASVSYGTTEAAERSIKEANVKMYNQMRFSHLFYPGEWFSTTIEEYQNDPVVVDEFTQKAEILSGGEALSPQEYTFEYVDTNYNIDGLRNLSEPDQNSELNEYYTQLPNSVPERVFELAEVLTADATNRYDQAKAIEDHFRGPEFTYETEDVAVPAAGQDYVDQFLFETQQGYCDNFSTSMIVLLRTLDIPARWVKGFTAGTMVDVGEDANSYTISNSDAHSWVEVYFPGEGWVAFEPTKGFTNTYSFDQEFENEADPIEAPDRETNQEEEETEEVDEEEVEEEVEEDDQTESAVAEDQSTPSSPLMLWITALILLVCLTLFVIYRKKLITSTVLWYYRSKKDDRVFNQAYERLLWLLEFNGYKRESSETLSEFATRLDDQFGLNDMSVLTREYERTLYSGKPADNGWARQRHLWERIVMKIKP from the coding sequence TTGAATCAAAGAAAAAAACACATCCATTATGGTAGAGATGGATTCCTTTATGGCTTAAGCTTCTTGCTACTACTGGAGTGGTTGTTACCTTTACCATTAATGACAGATACAGGATCAATCAGATATTTTTTGATTGCTACGTTTCTTTTTTTTCTTATCTCCTTTTTACAAACACCACTAATTGTTAGTTTTTTGGCAAGAGTAGTTGTAATTGGAGGAAGCCTCTACGTTTTATTTCCTGCTGGAAGTGTCACTCCAATTGAGTGGATCCCATTATTCTTCTCAGATCTAACTACGAGTATTTGGAGTATTTTAACCGGAAGCTGGTATGACTTATCTGACGTATTTCGCAGCTTTTTATTTTTAGTCCTGCTATCAATTATGAGCTTTTTACTATTTTATTGGACGGTTTATCTAAGAAGAATCTTCTTTTTCCTCTTATCAACAGTCCTTTATGTTACAGTCATTGACACGTTTACAATCTACGATGCAACCATAGCTATCATTCGTATCATTGGTATCGGGGTTCTGTTGCTTGGATTCATGTACATGTATCGAACGATTGAAGCGAATCGATATGCTACTATTCCTCGGTTATTACCTATTCGAATGGGACTTGTGATCACTGGATTATTTGTGATCACGGGTTTTATTAGTTTACTTCTTCCAAAGCCAGATCCTAAATGGGACGACCCTGTTCCGTTCCTTCAAGCTGCAGTGACAGGTGATGGAACAGGGCAAGGAGGCCCCCGAAGGATCGGTTATGGTAATAACGACGAGCAGCTTGGCGGCGGCTTTGTTGATGATGATACCCCAGTATTTAGGGCTACTGTGGAGCGTGGGGTTTACTGGAGAGGTGAAACAAAAGACTTTTATACTGGGGCTGGTTGGGAGCAAACAACAACTGCTTCTGGAGGATACCCGGCGTCGGTGAGTTATGGTACGACTGAAGCAGCTGAACGTTCAATTAAAGAAGCGAATGTTAAGATGTACAACCAGATGCGTTTTTCACACTTGTTTTACCCAGGTGAGTGGTTTTCAACTACGATTGAGGAGTATCAAAATGATCCTGTTGTAGTTGATGAGTTTACACAAAAAGCTGAAATCCTTTCTGGAGGAGAAGCACTTTCCCCTCAGGAATATACCTTTGAATATGTCGATACTAATTATAATATTGATGGCCTTAGAAATCTAAGTGAGCCTGATCAGAACTCAGAGTTAAATGAGTACTATACTCAACTTCCTAATTCTGTACCAGAAAGAGTGTTTGAGTTAGCGGAGGTGCTAACAGCAGACGCAACGAATCGATATGATCAAGCAAAGGCGATAGAAGATCACTTTCGGGGACCGGAGTTCACATATGAAACAGAGGATGTTGCTGTTCCGGCGGCAGGTCAGGATTACGTTGATCAGTTTCTTTTTGAGACACAGCAAGGTTATTGTGACAACTTCTCCACATCAATGATTGTTCTGCTACGGACGCTTGATATTCCAGCTAGATGGGTAAAGGGTTTTACGGCAGGAACAATGGTTGATGTAGGGGAGGATGCGAATAGCTACACGATTTCCAATTCAGATGCTCACTCATGGGTAGAGGTCTACTTTCCTGGAGAAGGCTGGGTTGCCTTTGAACCCACTAAAGGTTTTACAAACACGTACTCGTTTGACCAAGAATTTGAAAATGAAGCAGATCCAATAGAAGCACCTGATCGTGAAACAAATCAAGAGGAAGAAGAAACGGAAGAAGTAGACGAAGAGGAAGTAGAGGAAGAAGTGGAAGAGGACGATCAAACGGAGTCTGCTGTTGCAGAGGATCAGAGTACTCCTTCTTCACCTTTAATGTTATGGATAACAGCCTTGATTCTACTAGTATGTTTAACGCTATTTGTTATCTATCGCAAGAAACTCATTACCTCAACGGTTTTATGGTATTATCGTTCGAAAAAAGACGATCGTGTGTTTAACCAAGCGTATGAGAGATTGTTGTGGCTACTTGAGTTTAATGGTTATAAAAGAGAATCGAGTGAGACATTAAGTGAATTCGCAACACGCTTAGATGATCAATTTGGATTGAACGACATGAGTGTATTAACTCGTGAGTATGAGCGCACATTATATAGTGGAAAGCCAGCTGATAATGGATGGGCTAGGCAAAGGCACCTTTGGGAACGAATTGTTATGAAAATCAAGCCTTGA